One Halorientalis litorea DNA segment encodes these proteins:
- a CDS encoding MFS transporter, producing the protein MGIDPFGRLAARTEPLRGGGRGWVLLTVAAGWFVTLGLRFVVPALLPYIKDTFTVGNAAAGFAVTVIWVTYAGMQLPAGVLSDSLGERRLLTASLFLAGGSLLLFSVFPVFALFLLAAGLFGLGTGLYGPARGLVLSRTFRDNDGTAFGLTLAAGSIGSAVLPFVATQVTEAAGWEIALAAFAPLFFVLGAGVWWAVPPKSAVETVTARSTGEAREEETDGGADRERTLSAVVGAATRRRVVVATLGATFMLFTLQGLTAFYTTYLVETKAFAETTAASLFALLFLVGAGFQFFSGRATDRYGHRRVLVALALLGIPPLVAFPLVEGRLAIMALTAVLAVRIGVSPVVNAYVVSVIPAHVRGTTWGVVRTVFFGIGATGSLAVGFVADAGLFDVAMYGLAALTLPAVFIFAVLPDRAGQPK; encoded by the coding sequence ATGGGGATTGACCCGTTCGGTCGGTTGGCGGCACGGACCGAACCGCTCCGCGGCGGGGGGCGTGGCTGGGTCCTCCTGACCGTCGCCGCAGGGTGGTTCGTCACGCTCGGGCTCCGGTTCGTCGTGCCCGCCCTCCTGCCGTACATCAAGGACACGTTCACCGTCGGCAACGCGGCGGCGGGCTTCGCGGTGACGGTCATCTGGGTGACCTACGCCGGGATGCAACTGCCGGCTGGCGTCCTCTCGGATAGCCTCGGCGAGCGGCGACTCCTGACCGCGAGCCTGTTTCTCGCGGGCGGGAGCCTCCTGCTGTTCTCGGTGTTCCCGGTGTTCGCCCTCTTCCTCCTCGCGGCGGGGCTGTTCGGTCTGGGGACGGGGCTGTACGGTCCCGCGCGTGGCCTCGTCCTCTCGCGGACCTTCCGAGACAACGACGGGACGGCGTTCGGGTTGACGCTCGCCGCGGGGAGTATCGGGTCGGCCGTCCTGCCGTTCGTCGCGACGCAGGTGACGGAAGCGGCCGGATGGGAAATCGCGCTCGCGGCGTTCGCGCCGCTGTTTTTCGTCCTCGGGGCGGGTGTCTGGTGGGCGGTGCCACCGAAGAGTGCCGTCGAGACGGTGACGGCCCGGAGCACCGGGGAGGCTCGGGAAGAGGAGACGGACGGCGGGGCGGACCGCGAGCGAACACTTAGTGCGGTGGTCGGAGCAGCGACCCGGCGACGGGTCGTCGTGGCGACGCTCGGTGCCACGTTCATGCTCTTCACGCTCCAAGGGCTGACGGCGTTCTACACGACGTACCTCGTGGAGACGAAAGCCTTCGCCGAGACGACGGCCGCGAGTCTGTTCGCCCTGCTCTTTCTCGTCGGCGCGGGATTCCAGTTCTTCAGCGGGCGAGCCACCGACAGGTACGGCCACAGGCGGGTGCTGGTCGCCCTCGCCCTCCTCGGCATCCCGCCACTGGTCGCGTTTCCGCTCGTCGAGGGGCGGCTGGCAATTATGGCACTGACCGCGGTGCTCGCCGTCCGCATCGGCGTCAGCCCGGTGGTCAACGCCTACGTCGTCAGCGTCATCCCGGCGCACGTCCGGGGGACGACGTGGGGGGTGGTTCGGACCGTCTTCTTCGGCATCGGCGCGACGGGGTCACTCGCCGTCGGGTTCGTCGCCGACGCCGGGTTGTTCGACGTAGCGATGTACGGGCTGGCGGCACTGACACTCCCCGCCGTATTCATCTTCGCCGTCCTCCCTGACCGTGCGGGTCAGCCGAAGTAG
- a CDS encoding ATP-dependent DNA helicase, producing MRDEAGAEPSDADDGPEWHDYFGYETPYENQPDAVEAAIDAGRRNGYLAMEGPCGTGKTMAALTAGATLVREGDYDRVVVVTPVKQQLEQFVADLRTLNAGIDDPLDGIALVGKRDLCPYGREDVFPPDASVHDRCEDLRENTAALVEAEGRGSDAHRAAAADAAVAGDDEGDDQWWDPQRASDLTKGARRDPESFNTLADDTLATAGAESPYRAAQPSAPPEMADGEDPPLYCPFEADWYARNKGSPVDFSAGEANVLTSTEFLPASVEHGTCPHRAMSVLLGEADVVVGNYNHLFDPDSRPLLSGLLDESTFVVVDEAHRLEGRVRDLLSDRLGRHTLVRARNDCQRLVQLARQSDDHEREIADRLAAHEVAIDAVERAAGFYGDVVAWLDGRVTDHLNEEFGDEWQRDPTVLPEEDREIPLRDPEHEERDDLTAWAERNGHTGEVWRSLDTVGLAVEETLDELGEGQPVTTAVGAIARRWYERDHATFLREIELEHALSDERAVGEPWQEAYTAGLLLYDCMPAEALRTVFDELGGGVLMSATLEPLDVFTRVSGLDALEATGTGGLAADDEDPGRPVETRSYGLSFPEENRASWLVDATAYTARNRGDPVPDHGNRVRDEYEQVLRTVARSPGNVLIAMPNYREAAWAGQYLRDVVEKPVLVDESSSAETTDDLKAEFFAGPGKVLVTSTRGTLTEGVDYDGDKLHTCAVVGVPLVNIGSPRVRAVRAAYGRAFGEDNAFEYALTVPAMRRARQAIGRVIRGTDEVGVRLLVGERYTPDAVHSVHEYLSPAERREFVRMTPEFLSQQFDSFWADHA from the coding sequence ATGCGCGACGAGGCAGGGGCGGAACCTTCGGACGCAGACGACGGCCCGGAGTGGCACGACTACTTCGGCTACGAGACTCCCTACGAGAACCAACCGGACGCCGTCGAGGCGGCAATCGACGCCGGACGACGGAACGGCTACCTCGCGATGGAGGGACCCTGTGGAACGGGAAAGACGATGGCCGCGCTCACCGCCGGGGCCACCCTCGTTCGGGAGGGTGACTACGACCGCGTCGTCGTCGTCACACCGGTCAAACAGCAGCTGGAGCAGTTCGTCGCGGACCTCCGGACGCTCAACGCCGGCATCGACGACCCGCTCGATGGGATTGCCCTCGTGGGCAAGCGAGACCTCTGTCCGTACGGCCGGGAGGACGTGTTCCCTCCGGACGCGAGCGTCCACGACCGGTGTGAGGACTTGCGTGAGAACACCGCCGCGCTGGTCGAGGCCGAGGGCCGGGGGAGCGACGCCCACCGCGCGGCGGCCGCAGACGCCGCCGTCGCTGGCGACGACGAGGGTGACGACCAGTGGTGGGACCCACAGCGAGCCAGCGACCTGACGAAGGGTGCCCGCCGGGACCCGGAGTCGTTCAACACGCTCGCCGACGACACCCTCGCCACCGCCGGGGCCGAGTCGCCGTACCGCGCGGCGCAACCGAGCGCGCCCCCCGAGATGGCCGACGGCGAGGACCCACCGCTGTACTGTCCCTTCGAGGCGGACTGGTACGCCCGGAACAAGGGGTCGCCAGTGGACTTCTCCGCGGGCGAGGCGAACGTCCTCACCTCGACGGAGTTCCTCCCGGCGAGCGTCGAGCACGGGACCTGCCCCCACCGCGCGATGAGCGTCCTGCTCGGGGAGGCCGATGTCGTCGTCGGCAACTACAATCACCTGTTCGACCCCGACTCGCGGCCGCTCCTGTCCGGACTGTTGGACGAGTCCACGTTCGTCGTCGTGGACGAGGCCCACCGTCTGGAGGGGCGCGTCCGGGACTTGCTCTCGGACCGCCTCGGCAGGCACACGCTCGTCCGCGCGCGAAACGACTGTCAACGGTTGGTGCAGTTGGCCCGACAGAGCGACGACCACGAACGCGAGATAGCCGACCGGTTGGCCGCTCACGAGGTGGCAATCGACGCCGTCGAACGGGCCGCCGGCTTCTACGGCGATGTCGTCGCGTGGCTCGACGGCCGCGTGACCGACCACCTGAACGAGGAGTTCGGCGATGAGTGGCAGCGCGACCCGACGGTCCTGCCCGAGGAGGACCGCGAGATACCGCTCCGTGACCCCGAACACGAGGAGCGCGACGACCTGACCGCGTGGGCCGAGCGGAACGGCCACACCGGCGAGGTGTGGCGGTCACTCGACACCGTGGGGCTCGCCGTTGAGGAGACGCTCGACGAACTCGGGGAGGGACAACCGGTCACCACGGCCGTCGGGGCCATCGCACGCCGGTGGTACGAGCGTGACCACGCCACGTTCCTCCGGGAAATCGAACTCGAACACGCGCTGAGCGACGAGCGGGCGGTCGGTGAACCGTGGCAGGAAGCGTACACGGCGGGGTTGTTGCTGTACGACTGCATGCCGGCGGAGGCACTGCGGACCGTCTTCGACGAGTTGGGTGGCGGCGTCCTGATGAGTGCGACGCTGGAACCGCTCGACGTGTTCACGCGCGTCTCGGGACTGGACGCCCTCGAAGCGACGGGGACGGGTGGTCTCGCGGCCGACGACGAGGACCCCGGCAGACCGGTCGAGACGCGGAGTTACGGACTCTCCTTCCCGGAGGAGAACCGCGCGAGTTGGCTCGTAGACGCGACGGCCTACACCGCGCGCAACCGCGGCGACCCGGTGCCGGACCACGGCAATCGCGTGCGCGACGAGTACGAGCAGGTCCTGCGGACCGTCGCGCGCAGTCCCGGTAACGTGCTGATAGCGATGCCAAACTACCGGGAGGCGGCGTGGGCGGGCCAGTACCTCCGGGACGTGGTGGAGAAGCCGGTCCTCGTCGACGAGAGTTCCAGCGCGGAGACCACCGACGACCTGAAAGCCGAGTTCTTCGCCGGCCCCGGCAAAGTGCTCGTGACCAGCACCCGGGGAACGCTCACGGAGGGAGTCGACTACGACGGCGACAAACTCCACACCTGCGCCGTCGTGGGCGTCCCGCTGGTCAACATCGGGTCACCGCGCGTCCGCGCGGTTCGGGCCGCCTACGGCCGGGCGTTCGGCGAGGACAACGCCTTCGAGTACGCGCTGACGGTCCCGGCGATGCGGCGCGCCCGGCAGGCCATCGGCCGCGTCATCCGCGGCACCGACGAGGTGGGCGTCCGCTTGCTGGTCGGCGAGCGGTACACGCCCGATGCGGTCCACTCGGTCCACGAGTACCTCTCACCGGCAGAGCGGCGCGAGTTCGTCCGGATGACGCCCGAGTTCCTGTCTCAGCAGTTCGACTCTTTCTGGGCCGACCACGCCTGA
- a CDS encoding DUF7563 family protein, giving the protein MPECQNCGAFVTEAYVRVFTPEVHDAPRVCPNCEDKIRDGADIREARSSRS; this is encoded by the coding sequence ATGCCAGAGTGCCAGAACTGTGGTGCATTCGTGACTGAGGCGTACGTCCGGGTCTTCACACCCGAGGTACACGACGCGCCCCGCGTCTGTCCGAACTGCGAGGACAAGATACGCGACGGTGCCGACATCCGCGAGGCACGCTCCTCGCGGTCGTAA
- a CDS encoding VOC family protein → MGFRLATAVIGLSVHTDDGPAARLGDGETELLVLDEDPDADPRGPTEAGLFHLAVRVPSRAALGATLDRIRDSWTLDGASDHRVSEALYLSDLAGNGVEVYRDRPRAEWPVADDGTVQMDTMPLDLGDLSAASDGAASLPRGTDVGHVHLEPSSLADARAFYVDALGFEVRQEWGESALFVAAGGYHHHVGLNTWNGRTDPAQGRGLAWFEVVVPTEAALDAAADRLAEHGVTRRGGGVAVTDADGIELRLRVEE, encoded by the coding sequence GTGGGCTTTCGCCTCGCTACCGCTGTAATCGGCCTCTCGGTCCACACGGACGACGGACCCGCGGCACGACTCGGCGACGGCGAGACCGAACTGCTGGTCCTCGACGAGGACCCGGACGCCGACCCGCGCGGCCCCACAGAGGCGGGGCTGTTCCACCTCGCGGTCCGTGTCCCGTCACGGGCCGCACTCGGGGCCACGCTCGACCGCATCCGTGACAGTTGGACGCTCGACGGGGCGTCCGACCACCGCGTGAGCGAGGCACTGTACCTCTCGGACCTGGCGGGCAACGGCGTGGAAGTGTACCGCGATAGACCGCGCGCGGAGTGGCCCGTTGCCGACGACGGCACCGTCCAGATGGACACCATGCCGCTCGACCTCGGCGACCTCTCGGCAGCGAGCGACGGCGCGGCGTCCCTCCCCCGAGGGACGGATGTCGGCCACGTCCACCTCGAACCGAGTTCGCTGGCGGACGCGCGCGCCTTCTACGTGGACGCGCTCGGATTCGAGGTCCGGCAGGAGTGGGGCGAGTCGGCACTGTTCGTCGCCGCGGGTGGCTACCACCACCACGTCGGCCTGAACACGTGGAACGGGCGGACAGACCCTGCGCAGGGGCGAGGACTAGCGTGGTTCGAGGTGGTCGTGCCGACCGAGGCGGCACTCGACGCGGCGGCCGACCGGCTGGCAGAGCACGGAGTTACGCGCCGGGGCGGCGGGGTGGCCGTGACCGACGCCGACGGTATCGAACTCAGACTGCGCGTCGAAGAGTGA
- a CDS encoding transposase — protein MVTTTVTTTFHNPSRERRREWQRATHLYRDTKQFCIDGWENGEFGMSVTTASIDNDLYSAIQNQAIREAKSDYKNDGIVEYHASQPFAINNQNWEIERTENGSVVVGFPCISGWWYTPIDVYDDIADDVDRLVDGEADKSRLQVYRRDDDWFCTFTIEYDAETGDETAIGVDIGHNHLLAADAETGESMLVSGREAKYVRRKYRSLRESLQQAGALRARNRVGNKEQHRIRDLNHKASRRLIDWAKQFENPVLKIEDLEGIREGSDWRGVHSWHFHQLQEFIVYKAEQAGVRVEEVDPFETSQRCSACGAEGSRDGDHFSCPECDRGRHADLNAAENIRQREGEPCTA, from the coding sequence GTGGTCACGACGACCGTCACCACGACGTTTCACAACCCCTCCCGCGAGCGCCGCAGGGAGTGGCAACGCGCGACTCACCTGTACCGCGACACCAAGCAGTTCTGCATCGATGGGTGGGAGAACGGCGAGTTTGGCATGAGCGTGACCACGGCCAGCATCGACAACGACCTCTACTCGGCCATCCAGAATCAGGCCATCCGCGAAGCCAAGTCCGACTACAAGAACGACGGCATCGTCGAGTACCACGCCAGCCAGCCCTTTGCAATCAACAACCAGAACTGGGAGATCGAACGCACCGAGAACGGGTCGGTCGTCGTTGGTTTTCCCTGTATCTCGGGCTGGTGGTACACGCCTATCGACGTGTACGACGACATCGCCGATGACGTTGATCGACTCGTGGATGGCGAAGCCGACAAGTCCCGGTTGCAGGTGTACCGCCGGGACGACGACTGGTTCTGTACGTTCACCATCGAATACGACGCCGAAACCGGTGACGAGACTGCAATCGGCGTGGACATCGGCCACAACCACCTGCTCGCCGCCGACGCCGAAACGGGCGAGTCGATGCTGGTGTCCGGTCGTGAGGCGAAATACGTCCGGCGCAAATATCGTTCCCTGCGCGAGTCGCTGCAACAGGCGGGTGCGCTTCGCGCACGTAACCGCGTAGGTAACAAAGAGCAGCACCGGATTCGTGACCTCAACCACAAAGCCTCCCGTCGCCTCATCGACTGGGCCAAACAGTTCGAGAATCCCGTCCTGAAAATCGAGGATCTGGAAGGTATTAGAGAGGGGAGCGACTGGCGCGGCGTCCACTCGTGGCACTTCCACCAGTTGCAGGAATTCATCGTCTACAAAGCAGAGCAGGCAGGGGTTCGCGTCGAAGAAGTTGACCCGTTCGAGACGAGTCAACGCTGTTCGGCCTGCGGTGCCGAGGGCTCGCGTGACGGTGACCACTTCTCGTGTCCAGAGTGCGACCGTGGCCGTCACGCCGACCTGAATGCCGCCGAAAACATCCGTCAACGGGAGGGAGAACCATGCACGGCGTAG
- a CDS encoding ArsA family ATPase: MDIEVEPVEELDESAVPEGVDAADYVLYGGKGGVGKTTMAAATGLASARDGTATLVVSTDPAHSLSDTLETNVPADPARIREDIPLYAVEIDPDAAVGDGPFDEEGGLGGMGGIGQLLGGGMPGMGGGDAAGQGDAAEMDPLSGPMPGMDEAAAMRMLLEYMDDERFDRVVVDTAPTGHTLRLLELPELMDSMLGRVLTLRQRLSGMVDNITGLFGESETPDAEAGLEDLEVLRERIEHLRAVLRDPAKTDFRVVMVPEELSVLESQRLLDQLETFGVPVGTVVVNRVMQDLSDVTDADPDWFVTPDLDDCEFCQRRWQVQQGALREAQDLFRGHEVRRVPLFADEVRGEKLLTVVAACLG, encoded by the coding sequence ATGGACATCGAGGTCGAACCGGTCGAGGAACTCGACGAGTCGGCGGTTCCCGAGGGCGTCGACGCCGCGGACTACGTGCTGTACGGCGGCAAGGGCGGCGTCGGCAAGACGACGATGGCCGCGGCCACCGGTCTCGCCAGCGCGCGCGACGGGACGGCCACCCTCGTCGTCTCGACCGACCCGGCCCACTCGCTGTCGGACACGCTGGAGACGAACGTCCCGGCAGACCCGGCCCGCATCCGCGAGGACATCCCGCTGTACGCGGTCGAAATCGACCCCGACGCGGCGGTCGGCGACGGCCCCTTCGACGAGGAGGGTGGCCTCGGCGGGATGGGCGGCATCGGCCAACTGCTCGGTGGTGGGATGCCCGGTATGGGCGGTGGCGACGCCGCCGGACAGGGTGACGCCGCGGAGATGGACCCGCTCTCCGGCCCGATGCCGGGAATGGACGAAGCCGCCGCGATGCGGATGCTGTTGGAGTACATGGACGACGAACGGTTCGACCGCGTGGTGGTCGACACCGCGCCGACGGGGCACACCCTCCGCCTGCTCGAACTCCCCGAGTTGATGGACTCGATGCTGGGTCGCGTGCTGACGCTCCGCCAGCGGCTCTCGGGAATGGTCGACAACATCACGGGGCTGTTCGGGGAGAGCGAGACGCCCGACGCGGAGGCCGGCCTCGAAGATTTGGAGGTCCTCCGCGAGCGCATCGAACACCTGCGCGCGGTGTTGCGTGACCCCGCCAAGACCGACTTCCGCGTCGTGATGGTGCCCGAGGAACTCAGCGTCCTCGAATCACAGCGGCTCTTGGACCAGTTGGAGACGTTCGGCGTGCCCGTCGGTACCGTCGTCGTCAACCGCGTGATGCAGGACCTCTCGGACGTCACCGACGCGGACCCGGACTGGTTCGTCACCCCCGACTTGGACGACTGTGAGTTCTGTCAGCGACGCTGGCAGGTCCAACAGGGCGCGCTCCGTGAGGCCCAAGACCTCTTTCGCGGCCACGAGGTGCGCCGTGTCCCGCTGTTCGCCGACGAGGTGCGCGGCGAGAAACTGCTGACCGTCGTCGCCGCCTGCCTCGGCTAG
- a CDS encoding glycerate kinase type-2 family protein, producing the protein MIHDRDALADSPAQEVALDCIEAGIAAAQPERVVRESVTLDGDQLRVGDEILDLGAFETVLVLGAGKGAAHVARVLEEVLGDALDGGVVVTDNPVETARLEVLPGDHPVPSERGVESAATVRERATRADGETLVLAAFTGGGSALLPAPADGVSLSDLRAVTDALLDSGAPIEDVNAVRKHCSALKGGQLARVVAPATVVTLLFSDVVGDDSATIASGPTVPDPTTFADALAVLERYGIDAPDAVAERLRRGVAGEVPETPTDDDAAFDRVRTHVLADAWTALGAAREAARAADYRTLVLSSRVTGEAREAAETHAAVAAEMVATGNPMDPPAVVLSGGETTVTVRGDGDGGPNCEFALSAAGSLPDGAVVASVDTDGKDGKSGVAGALVDAETVTDWRAADAALDDSDAATYLRQRGALVKTGPTGTNVNDLRVMVVGTPSE; encoded by the coding sequence ATGATTCACGACCGCGACGCGCTGGCCGATTCGCCCGCGCAGGAAGTCGCACTCGACTGTATCGAGGCCGGCATCGCGGCCGCACAGCCGGAGCGCGTCGTCCGCGAGTCGGTGACGCTCGACGGCGACCAGTTGCGCGTCGGCGACGAAATACTCGACCTCGGCGCGTTCGAGACAGTGCTCGTCCTCGGGGCCGGGAAGGGGGCGGCACACGTCGCCCGCGTGCTCGAAGAGGTCCTCGGCGACGCCCTCGACGGGGGCGTCGTCGTGACAGACAACCCCGTCGAGACGGCTCGCCTCGAGGTACTGCCGGGTGACCATCCGGTCCCGAGCGAGCGCGGTGTCGAGAGCGCGGCGACGGTCCGGGAGCGTGCGACACGGGCGGACGGGGAGACGCTCGTCCTCGCCGCGTTCACGGGCGGCGGGAGCGCGCTCCTGCCGGCCCCCGCCGACGGCGTCTCGCTGTCGGACCTGCGGGCTGTGACCGACGCGCTCCTCGACAGCGGCGCGCCCATCGAGGACGTGAACGCGGTCCGCAAACACTGCTCGGCACTGAAGGGCGGCCAACTCGCTCGGGTCGTCGCACCCGCCACGGTGGTCACGCTCCTGTTCTCGGACGTGGTCGGCGACGACTCGGCGACCATCGCCAGCGGGCCGACGGTTCCCGACCCGACCACGTTCGCGGACGCGCTCGCGGTGCTGGAGCGGTACGGAATCGACGCCCCCGACGCGGTTGCCGAGCGACTGCGGCGGGGAGTGGCCGGCGAGGTGCCAGAGACACCGACCGACGACGACGCGGCCTTCGACCGGGTCCGAACGCACGTTCTCGCGGACGCGTGGACGGCACTCGGTGCGGCCCGGGAGGCGGCGCGTGCGGCGGATTACCGGACGCTCGTCCTCTCCTCGCGGGTCACGGGCGAGGCCCGCGAGGCGGCCGAGACGCACGCCGCCGTCGCGGCGGAGATGGTCGCGACCGGGAACCCCATGGACCCGCCCGCAGTCGTCCTCTCGGGTGGCGAGACGACGGTGACGGTTCGGGGTGACGGTGACGGTGGCCCCAACTGCGAGTTCGCGTTGAGTGCGGCCGGGTCGCTCCCGGACGGGGCCGTCGTGGCGAGCGTCGACACCGACGGCAAGGACGGCAAGAGCGGCGTGGCCGGGGCACTGGTCGACGCGGAGACGGTGACCGACTGGCGGGCGGCCGACGCCGCACTCGACGACAGCGACGCCGCGACGTACCTGCGACAACGGGGCGCGCTGGTCAAGACGGGGCCGACGGGGACGAACGTCAACGACCTGCGCGTGATGGTGGTCGGGACGCCGAGTGAGTGA
- a CDS encoding SDR family oxidoreductase, with amino-acid sequence MEDKTVLITGCSSGIGRATAEAFNEEGWTVYATARDTDDIEALAEAGCKTQELDVTEDEDVAAAVERVVEEDGRIDCVVNNAGYGQFGPMEDIPVEELHAQFDVNVYGPHRLARAALPHMREQGEGTIVNISSVAGRVASPGMGAYNGSKFALEGISDAMRPEVDPHGVDVVLVEPGPVETNFGERRNEELDRRTEMSGAYDTIYDFHEDQQTLGGKNTVAVLPEDVAETVLEVAVSPDPKARYPVGQFARLTLLSRFAPDTLRDAFYRVLRKFA; translated from the coding sequence ATGGAAGACAAGACGGTGCTGATTACGGGGTGTTCGTCGGGTATCGGTCGCGCCACGGCGGAGGCGTTCAACGAGGAAGGCTGGACGGTGTACGCGACGGCGCGTGACACCGACGACATCGAGGCGTTGGCCGAGGCTGGCTGTAAGACACAGGAACTCGACGTAACCGAGGACGAGGACGTCGCCGCCGCCGTCGAGCGCGTCGTCGAGGAGGACGGCCGCATCGACTGCGTGGTCAACAACGCGGGGTACGGCCAGTTCGGGCCGATGGAGGACATCCCCGTCGAAGAACTCCACGCACAGTTCGACGTGAACGTCTACGGGCCACACCGTCTGGCCCGCGCCGCGCTTCCGCACATGCGCGAGCAAGGAGAGGGGACTATCGTCAACATCTCCTCGGTGGCCGGACGGGTCGCCTCGCCGGGGATGGGTGCGTACAACGGCTCGAAGTTCGCCCTCGAAGGAATCAGCGACGCGATGCGGCCGGAGGTCGACCCGCACGGCGTCGACGTGGTGCTGGTCGAACCCGGCCCGGTCGAGACGAACTTCGGCGAACGGCGAAACGAGGAACTCGACCGCAGAACCGAGATGTCGGGTGCCTACGACACGATTTACGACTTCCACGAGGACCAGCAGACGCTCGGCGGCAAGAACACGGTCGCAGTGCTCCCGGAGGACGTGGCCGAGACGGTGCTGGAGGTCGCCGTCTCCCCGGACCCGAAGGCACGATACCCGGTCGGGCAGTTCGCCCGCCTGACGCTCCTGTCGCGGTTCGCTCCCGATACCCTCCGTGACGCCTTCTACAGAGTGTTGCGGAAGTTCGCCTGA
- a CDS encoding endonuclease V, with the protein MEPVHPEFVPDPSSSREAMESLQRTLAERATFADDFAFDAGAVCAGQESNQRRLGDSGGDTSPGDADTPVVVGIDQAFLGDDRAVSALVALRGGEVIERVHAVAPVEIPYVPGLLSFREGGAILAGFAELSVEPDLAVFDGSGRIHYREAGLATHVGVTLDLPSVGVAKNLLCGTPARSTDGLETGERVPIEADGDVTAPAGTIIGHAVQTRQFDSPNRHVNPVYVSPGHRVSAETAADVALACADGYKLPEPTRLADAYAGEATALVER; encoded by the coding sequence ATGGAGCCAGTCCACCCCGAGTTCGTCCCGGACCCGTCGTCGTCCCGCGAGGCGATGGAATCACTCCAGCGGACGCTCGCGGAGCGGGCGACGTTCGCCGACGACTTCGCGTTCGACGCCGGAGCGGTCTGTGCCGGGCAGGAATCCAACCAGCGACGCCTCGGCGATAGCGGCGGTGATACAAGCCCCGGCGACGCGGACACACCGGTCGTGGTCGGCATCGACCAAGCGTTCCTCGGCGACGACCGGGCGGTCAGTGCCCTCGTCGCACTCCGGGGTGGCGAGGTGATAGAGCGCGTCCACGCCGTCGCGCCCGTCGAGATTCCGTACGTTCCGGGCCTGCTCTCCTTCCGCGAGGGCGGGGCCATCCTCGCGGGCTTCGCCGAGTTGTCGGTCGAACCCGACCTCGCGGTGTTCGACGGGAGCGGCCGCATCCACTACCGGGAAGCGGGACTGGCCACCCACGTCGGCGTCACGCTGGACCTGCCAAGCGTCGGCGTGGCGAAGAACCTTCTCTGTGGGACGCCCGCTAGGTCGACGGACGGTCTCGAAACCGGCGAACGCGTCCCCATCGAGGCAGACGGGGACGTGACCGCACCGGCGGGGACGATTATCGGCCACGCCGTCCAGACCCGGCAGTTCGACTCGCCCAACCGGCACGTCAACCCTGTCTACGTCAGTCCCGGCCACCGCGTGAGTGCCGAGACGGCCGCCGACGTGGCGTTGGCGTGTGCGGACGGGTACAAACTGCCGGAGCCGACGCGACTGGCGGACGCGTACGCCGGGGAGGCGACGGCACTCGTCGAGAGGTAG
- a CDS encoding rhomboid family intramembrane serine protease, translated as MAKCDECGRQENMPYQCRHCGGTFCADHRLPENHSCPGLEQWNDPDGVFDSGFDDSVNSRGRSQGGRSPFDRVNIDTGPGGILGYFRGNVTFLFLGLMWVTLLLEYLAAFVLVGTPSLGVASRASPLWNAIFVLSPAHPEYVWTWFTSIFAHGGFFHIALNSIVIYFFGRLVEQYVGSRKFALLFLGSGALAGLGQIGIQILQNPGVLGSASASGVLGASGAALAIMGVLTVLNPNLKVYLYFILPVPLWLLTLGYTAVTVFSIFSGGVGSGGVAQVAHLLGLGIGLAVGQRVKGSVRAPSQLQFGGGPRGGPGGPGGRGPF; from the coding sequence ATGGCGAAGTGCGACGAGTGCGGCAGGCAGGAGAACATGCCGTACCAGTGTCGACACTGCGGCGGGACGTTCTGTGCCGACCACCGTCTCCCCGAGAACCACAGCTGTCCCGGGTTGGAGCAGTGGAACGACCCCGACGGCGTGTTCGACAGCGGGTTCGACGACTCGGTGAACAGCCGCGGCCGCTCACAGGGCGGCCGAAGCCCGTTCGACCGCGTCAACATCGACACCGGACCGGGCGGCATATTGGGCTACTTCCGCGGGAACGTGACTTTCCTCTTCCTCGGGTTGATGTGGGTCACCCTCCTGTTGGAGTACCTCGCCGCGTTCGTCCTCGTCGGCACGCCGAGTCTCGGCGTCGCGAGTCGTGCGAGTCCGCTCTGGAACGCTATTTTCGTCCTGTCACCGGCACACCCCGAGTACGTCTGGACGTGGTTCACCTCCATCTTCGCCCACGGCGGGTTCTTCCACATCGCGCTGAACAGCATCGTGATTTACTTCTTCGGCCGACTGGTCGAGCAGTACGTCGGGTCCCGGAAGTTCGCGCTGTTGTTCCTCGGGAGCGGTGCCCTCGCGGGCCTCGGGCAAATCGGTATCCAGATACTGCAGAACCCCGGCGTGCTGGGGAGCGCGAGCGCGTCGGGCGTCCTCGGTGCCAGCGGTGCCGCGCTCGCGATAATGGGCGTGCTGACGGTTCTGAACCCGAACCTCAAGGTGTACCTCTACTTCATCCTCCCGGTGCCGCTGTGGCTGTTGACCCTCGGCTACACCGCCGTCACCGTCTTCTCCATCTTCAGCGGCGGCGTCGGGTCCGGGGGCGTGGCACAGGTCGCTCACCTCCTCGGACTCGGTATCGGCCTCGCCGTCGGCCAGCGCGTCAAGGGGAGCGTGCGCGCGCCGTCCCAGTTACAGTTCGGCGGCGGCCCCCGCGGTGGTCCGGGCGGCCCCGGTGGCCGCGGTCCCTTCTGA